One Luteibacter sp. 9135 DNA segment encodes these proteins:
- a CDS encoding glutamine--tRNA ligase/YqeY domain fusion protein yields MSTETPVLPQNFIRQIVRDDLAAGKHATIRTRFPPEPNGYLHLGHAKSICLNFGLATDYAGVCNLRFDDTNPSKEDVEYVEAIQRDVTWLGFDWAELRHASDYFEVFYRSALKLIRKGVAYVDDLSAEEVREYRGTLTEPGRNSPFRDRAIEENLDLFQRMRAGEFADGSKTLRAKIDMASGNINLRDPALYRVRKVHHQNTGDAWPIYPMYDFAHSLSDALEGITHSLCTLEFEDHRPLYDWCVDHVDLANDPALWESLVAAGVPTAPSKPRQIEFSRGNLNYTVMSKRKLITLVTERLVDGWDDPRLPTIAGVRRRGFTPAGIRLFWERIGVSKQNSTIDMSVLEGAVRDDLDGAAPRRLAVIDPVKLVITNLDAAHAESLTFANHPKDDSFGTRSVPFSPELWIERDDFAEVPPKGFHRLKPEGEVRLRGVGIVRCDEVVKDADDQITELRCTLDLASRTGMPGADRKVKGTIHWVSARDAVPAEIRLYDRLFDVTDPDDDSDGKTYKDHLNPASRRIVRGYVEPAAAVASAEERVQFERLGYFVADMHDHRADAPVFNRIVTLRDSWAKQA; encoded by the coding sequence ATGTCGACCGAAACGCCCGTCCTGCCGCAGAACTTCATTCGCCAGATCGTCCGCGACGACCTCGCCGCCGGCAAACACGCGACCATCCGCACGCGCTTCCCGCCCGAGCCCAACGGTTACCTGCACCTGGGCCATGCCAAGTCGATCTGCCTGAACTTCGGTCTGGCCACCGACTACGCCGGCGTGTGCAACCTGCGCTTCGACGACACCAACCCCTCGAAGGAGGACGTGGAATACGTCGAGGCCATCCAGCGTGACGTCACCTGGCTGGGCTTCGACTGGGCGGAGCTGCGCCACGCCTCGGATTACTTCGAGGTGTTCTACCGTTCGGCCCTGAAGCTGATCCGCAAGGGCGTGGCCTATGTGGATGACCTTTCGGCCGAGGAAGTGCGCGAGTATCGCGGCACGCTGACCGAACCCGGCCGCAACTCGCCCTTCCGCGACCGCGCCATCGAGGAAAACCTCGACCTGTTCCAGCGCATGCGCGCCGGTGAGTTCGCCGACGGCAGCAAGACGTTGCGCGCGAAGATCGACATGGCCTCGGGCAACATCAACCTGCGCGACCCGGCGCTCTACCGCGTGCGCAAGGTGCACCACCAGAACACCGGCGACGCCTGGCCGATCTACCCGATGTACGACTTCGCGCACTCGCTGTCCGATGCGCTGGAAGGCATCACGCATTCGTTGTGCACCCTGGAGTTCGAAGATCACCGGCCGCTGTACGACTGGTGCGTGGACCATGTGGACCTCGCGAACGACCCGGCCCTGTGGGAATCGCTGGTGGCGGCCGGCGTGCCGACCGCACCCAGCAAGCCACGCCAGATCGAGTTCTCCCGCGGCAACCTCAACTACACGGTGATGAGCAAGCGCAAGCTGATCACGCTGGTCACCGAGCGCCTGGTGGACGGCTGGGACGACCCCCGCCTGCCGACCATCGCCGGCGTCCGCCGTCGCGGTTTCACCCCTGCGGGTATCCGCCTGTTCTGGGAGCGCATCGGCGTCAGCAAGCAGAACAGCACCATCGACATGAGTGTGCTGGAAGGCGCCGTGCGCGACGACCTCGACGGCGCCGCCCCGCGACGCCTGGCCGTGATCGACCCGGTGAAGCTGGTCATCACCAACCTCGACGCCGCGCACGCCGAGTCGCTTACCTTTGCCAATCATCCGAAGGACGACAGCTTCGGTACCCGCAGCGTGCCGTTCTCGCCCGAGCTGTGGATCGAGCGTGACGACTTCGCCGAAGTGCCGCCGAAGGGCTTCCATCGCCTCAAGCCGGAGGGCGAAGTCCGCCTGCGCGGCGTCGGCATCGTCCGCTGCGACGAGGTGGTCAAGGATGCGGACGACCAGATCACCGAGTTGCGTTGCACGCTCGACCTCGCCTCGCGCACCGGCATGCCCGGCGCCGACCGCAAGGTCAAGGGCACCATCCACTGGGTGAGCGCGCGGGATGCCGTGCCGGCGGAGATCCGCCTGTACGACCGCCTTTTCGACGTCACCGACCCCGACGACGACAGCGACGGCAAGACCTACAAGGATCACCTCAACCCGGCATCGCGGCGCATCGTCCGCGGCTACGTCGAACCGGCGGCCGCCGTGGCATCCGCGGAGGAGCGCGTGCAGTTCGAGCGGCTGGGATATTTCGTGGCCGACATGCACGACCACCGCGCCGATGCGCCGGTGTTCAACCGCATCGTCACCCTGCGCGATTCCTGGGCGAAGCAGGCCTGA